The Changchengzhania lutea genomic sequence ACAAAAAAATCTACAGCATCATTGGCAGCCTCACTAACGGTATTGTCTTATATGGCAACTGCGGTAATATCAGCGAGTGAAGCAGTAAAATATATGCACAGTATCTGGTCTGTAGTTCCTATTATTCCGTCAACTATTGTTTTGATGTTGCTATTTATGGGATTGGTAATCATTGGAATAGGAGAATCATCAAAAGTTGCTATTGCCATTTTCCTTTTTCATCTCTTATCTCTAACACTCCTCTGCGGATTTTGTCTTTACTTTTTCTGGCAGAATGGGACGTCAACATTGTTTGCAAATTTTAATACTCCTGTTAAAGGTGGTATTGTGAGTGCTCTATTTTTAGGCTTTTCAGCTGCTATGCTAGGTATTAGTGGATTTGAAAGTTCTGCCAATTATGTTGAAGAACAAGAAAAAGGAGTATTTCCGAAAACCTTAAGAAATATGTGGATTGTTGTTACCATTTTCAATCCATTAATCGCTTTTCTGGCTTTGGCCATATTACCGATGGATAATGTTATAGCTAACCAAGATGCTTTACTTTCTGTTTTAGGTAATACCGCTTCTGGCAATTGGCTCTCATTACTAATTGGTATTGATGCTGCTTTAGTTTTGAGCGGAGCTGTATTAACGTCTTTTGTAGGTGTAGGTGGGTTAATGCAGCGTATGACTCTGGATCGCATACTACCAAAAGTATTATTGAAAAAAAATAATCGTGGAAGTTTTTATTTGATATTCATTCTCTTCTTCATTTTGTGTGCTTCAATTCTTTTAGTCACTAAGGGAGACCTTGCGAAATTGGCCGGTGTTTATACTATTGCCTTTCTCTCGGTAATGGTGCTGTTTGGTATTGGTAATTTATTACTTAAGGTAAATCGTTCAAGGTTACCTAGACCAGAGCGGTCAAGTTGGCTTGGTTTGTTTATTGCTATAGCTGCTGTAATAGCGGCTATTATTGGTAATATTGTTTTAAACCCACAATATCTCGCTATTTTCATTGAATATTTGCTGCCCACTTTAGCTGTTGTTTATTTTATGCTATACAGAACACATATCTACAAACTATTCTTAAAAATTATTGCGTATCTATTTCCTGATAAAGGCACTTTATTTCAAATGTTGAACAAAAAAACAAAGCAACTTTTAGCAGAAATAAATAACCAACAGTTTGTATATTTTACCAATCATGATGATATTGCAACTCTCAATAAAGTAATGCTTTATATAAAAAATAATGAGCCTACGCGAAAAATTAAAATTGTGGCGGTACTTGATAAAAATAAAAGCATAGCAAAAAATTTAATTAATGATGTAAAAGTTCTTGATAGAGCCTATCCCGAAATCAATATAGAATTTATTGAAGAACCTGGAACTTTCGGTCCCGAAAAAATTAATGAGCTTTCAGAGCGCTGGCATATTCCTAGCAATTTTATGTTTATTGGCTCACCTGGATATAAGTTTCCCTATAAGATTCAAGAATTGGGAGAAGTTCGACTAATCATTTAATGTAAAGTTTTTGTTTTATTTCATCTATACTTTCCATCGTAGCTTCATAGCCTATATCAAAAAGTTCGTTGGATCTTTTTACGTCGAACATCCCATATTTAAAAGACTTTTTGATTTCGATTGCAATATTACATTGGTGCAGGCGATGTTGCATTGTTCCCCAAATAGCAAGCTGTAAACATCGCTCGGCAATATTTCTGAATCCTCTTATTTCATCTCTAGTTTCGTGAGGACAAACACTAATTCCTATTACTTTCTCGCAATGTTTTAATAATGGCTCTACTGGAAGATTATTTAATAATCCACCATCTACGTATGTGTTTCCATTAATTATGACCGCCTTAAACAATAGAGGCAACGCACAAGATGCCGCTAAAACCTCAAACAACTCACCTTGTGAGGTTATCTCGAATTTCCCCGAGTTGATATTAGAAACACAAATGTGTAAAGGCAGTTTTAATTCTTCAAACTTATTATTAGCTATATGGTTTTTCAAAAAATCTTTTAGATAGGTCACTAGCATCCGAAAGTTTTTAGAGAAAAGCAGAAATCATAGGTCTATCCCAATGTTTTCGTTTAAAATATTAGATTATCCAGAAAATAAGTCTGCGTCAAACACCCATTCCTTTTGTGTAGTAAACGTGACCTTACGCACGCCTTCTCTTACGTGATTGCATACATAATCCAGTGATAGATAATGATACAGGCAGAATCTTATTTTTTCTGATAAATTGGAAAAAGCAACTGCTTTTTTGGAGATAGTTCGTTTTATGAGCTCTAAGAGCAGATAATTTATCAGGGCTACATATATTTGGGACTTTACTGCATTTTCACTGGTTCCCCAAAAGGTCTTTACCTGTAGGTTTTGTTTTAAGGCTTTAAAAAACAGTTCTATGTCCCAACGTTTCTTGTACAGTTCCGCAATGGTATTGTATTCCCGGTCAAGTTGGTTTGTAACAATGGCTATCACTTTGTTTTCATCTTCTTTACAGACGTGTGCCAATCTTAGTTTTTGTCCTGAAATCCCTGTTTCCATTGCCTTGTTTGAAGTCAGTTGGATTATTTCATCTTTCAGTATATTTTGGTCAACGTTATCCGGTAATTCTAGTTCTTCTATCGTTTGGTACAACGTATTGGACTTGATCCTGGTAACAAATACATTTTCTGCCTTTATCCTGTTGAGCATCAGTTCAAAATCAAAATAAGCCCTATCTTCAACTATAATGGTGTCTTTAGGATAAATCAATTGCTTTAACCCATATCTGTCGTGCACCTTTGCTTCTGTAATATTTACCACATCCGGTATCATTAAATTGTAATCCCAACTTGTATGTAATTTAATGCCCCCTTTTGCTGTCCGAAACTCTGCCCAATCAAACATGGCCAAGCATAAGGATATCGTTGAGCTATCTATTAGTTTAACAACCTTGCCCTTGATCTCTTTTATGATGTGGGTATTGTGATGTTCTTTCAGCACTGATTTATAATGGCTCAATAAACGATAATACAAACTCTCAAACACGCGCCAGTCCCTGATTTTATTGCCATCACTCATTGTGGAACGCGCAGGGCTTTGGCGCAGGCCCAAGTCGTTTATGAAAATTTCGCTTACTCCGATCCCTGCCGATATATCATTCAAGCTCTGGCACTTATTGAGCTGTCCGAAAGTTAGAGCTACAAACTGATCGTATGTTCTGTATTTATGAACACCTTTGTCCGTTTTGTAAGTATTTGTGCAACTTTTAATTAACCAAGGTGGTACTAAATCTAATAGTTGCCGAATTATTGGTTTATTGGTATTTTTGTTTCACCTGAAGAGTCCCATATTTGAAAAGTTTTTCGTAGAACCCTAAAATAAGAGATTCTGAGGGCTTTTTAAAATAGCGACTTTCGGATGCTACTGAATTTTTTTATAAGACGAAGAAACCCTATGGGTCTCTCAGGTCCATAGGGTAATGTAAATTGCTATTATCAACAAAAAAATTGAGGGATTATCAAATTTTGAAGTGTTGATATTCAAATATAAGTATTAGCTTCATCTTCGAACTGCGGAAAACCCGTAACACCTTTACGGGTAAGCTGGAAAACCCAAATATACTTTGAGTTTTTAGGGGTAAAAAAAAGCCATAAAATTAAAACATTAACATAATTTGAAGGAAGGTTTCTACAACTAAACAAAGCCTTTTTTTCTGGCTTCACCAATAAGCGTTTCGTCCTGGCCATCCTGAACATCAAAGATGTCCCGTAATTGCTTTTTTCGCTTTTCAATAGCGCTTAATGAAATGTCTAAATGAGAAGATAAATTTTTTGTTTTCACACCCTGAGAAAGTAAATGCAGAATTTTCCTGTTTTTCTCGTCAATGACAATATCTGTGGTAATGGCCTTTCTTATATGGCTATTCACAGTACCGCTATAAAAGGGTGGGTTATTGAGCACGGCTTGAAATGCACTTGCCAGCTCACTTGAGGTTAAATCACTTTTTATTAAAAAGCCTTCTGGATCTATGGTTTTTATTATGTTATGAATTCTAAACGATTCATTAAACATGGTTAAAATAATAATTTTAGCATTTGGTAAAATAGACCTTGCATAGACTGCTAAGTCTTCTCCTGATGTCATCACGCCATCTGTTGAAGGTGGCAGACTGATATCGACAAACAACACATCATACAAGGTATTGGACTCTAAGGATTTATTCATCAATAATACCGCCTCATCGCAGTTATTGGCGATATCAATATCCAATTCTTGATTGTCTCTTTTGGTAAATAACAAGGTGTTTTGATACCCTTCTATAATCATAGGATGGTCATCAATCATCAATATTTTAATCATTTCAGTCATGCAATATATTTTAGGTTAGGGGAATTTCTATTGTAACTGTAGTGCCTTCGTTTTTTTCTGAAGTAATATGTATTTTTCCGTTGATTTCATTTATTCTGGAATTCATATTTTTTAAACCAATTCCAGATTTAGCCTTATTAACATCAAATCCTGAGCCGTCATCAGTGATAGTAAAGCAAATTACATCATTTTTAAGTTTAAAACTAATATTAACATGTTTAGCATCGGCATGCTTATAGATATTGTGAAGCGATTCTTGCACAATTCTATAAATGTGAATTTTATTTTTATTGGATACTTGATCCCAATTAATAGTCTCGTCATGCTCTAGGTTATATGACAACTTGTAGACATTCGTTTGGGTTTCAACTAAAGTTTTTATGATATCTATAAATCCAGATCCAGAAACAAAATCAGTATTTAATTCATGTGATACCTTTCTTATATCTTCCTCAATGGTTTTAAGTTCAGCGATGTATTGCTCACGTGTTTGTATGGCCTCTTTAGTTGAACCCATATTTAAACTATCTAAATTTAAACGCGTACCAAATAAACGTCCGAGTACGCCGTCATGCAATTCTTGAGAAATTCTTTTTTTCTCTAAAGCCCGGGCCTCTTCAATACTTTCGTTCTGGGAAAGCATTAAATTATAAATTTCTTCGTTGGTCTCCTGTTGCTTCTGAATAAACTTAAGCTCTTTATTTTTATTTCTTTGAGTGATTATAATATAAACCATTAAGGACGCAATAACCAGTATTATAGATATTACGGTAAGCCACATTCGTTGTTTTGTTATTTTTACATTCTTTGCTTCAATTTGTTGTGTCTCAAAACGGATTCTCGCGTATTTATTCCGTAATTTTCTTTCATTTTTTTGTAGGCTGTCGTTTAAAGTGATGTATTCATTAAAATGTTTCACTGCCAAACTATCCTCTTCAATCTTTGATAGAAGTAAAAGTGACTTTAATAAGTCGTCATTGTGATATTCCTTAGATATATCTTTCGCTCTATAAGCATAATATTTAGCAGAATCCTGGTTCTCTATATTATTATAGAATTCTGCTAAATGTTGGTTTATAATTATAGAATTGTAACTTCTATCCTCAATACTATCTGCTATTTTAAGTGCCTTTAAATAGAGCTTCGGTAGCCGCTCTCTATTGTTTGATAAATATAAGGTATGGGCATAATTGTCTAAAACCAGTGCATAAAAATCTGGACGTTCATTAATAAGGTTTTTATTGTCGAGTATTTGATTATAATACATTAATGCCAAGTCAAATTTATGGGCATTTTTATAGGTATTGGCTAAGTTGTTTTTTGAATTGTCTATGGTAGCCATATTATTGCCATCCAGCTTGTTTTTTAATTCTAGAGCCTTTTGGTGATACGATATAGATTCATCAAATTGTTCGAGCTGATTAAAAACCATACCAAGGCTGTTAAAAATAAATGATTTAAGTTTTATAACATCATCATTTTCATCCAACGATTCTAATAAACTCAATGCATTTATTGAAGTAACTTCGCTACCTCCAAAATCTTTTTCGTCTTTCTGGATCAATGCTATTCTCAGTAGTACAAAAGCTGCATGAAATCTCTCATCTAGTCCTTTATAAAGTTTTTCCGCTTTGAAATAATAGTGATAGGCACTGTCTGATTTTGCTTCTACTCTATAATAACGTCCTAGGTTAGCATAAGTTTCGGCTAAGGAGAGTGAATCATTTAATTTTTGCGAAAGAAGGCTGTTTTCAAAATTAACCTGTTTATAAAGTCCAAATTGATTAGTGTCCCAAAAGAGAGCGGATAAATTTTTATTAGATTTTAAAATAAGTGAGTCGATACCTAATTTGAAAGACAGATGCTTAGATCGATTAGCATTTTTCAATCTATCCTCCATAGATAATTCGCTTCGGTCTCTCAAAGATTGATTGTAAATAATAATGGAATCTACAATTGATTTTTCACCAGATTGTGAAAATGTTACTTTAGAGATAACTATGAATACAATCTGTAATAATCTTAATTTCAACTTGTAAAATAATAATGGATTCCTTCAAATGTATTTATAATTTTTCAATTTATATAAAAGAAAATACCCTTTATAAATTTATAAAGGGTATTTAAATTTTTTAATAAACTTTTTATATTGGCTTATTCGCCTTCATTAACACCACCACCAGTATAAGTTGTTTCTGTTGGTTCAGCAACTAACATTTCATCTTCATTTAAATCTTGTTTTACACAAGAGGTTAGAGATGCAAATAATACAGTAACAATTAAAATAATTTTTAGGGATTTCATATCTATTCAATTTTAAGGTTATACAGTTTTTCTCTTTGTTAAAAAATAATTGACCAGACTTTCAAAATTCAAAATCTTGGTTGAGGGAAAAAATGGATAATTAACTTTAAAATCGAATACACAATAATGCGCACAGATTTATCAAAACTATGAGGGAATATGACTAAAAGTCAAAAATTGAATGGATTAATGTATCTTAAATTACTGAGGGGAAATACTTATTGTCGTAATTAAGAACAGCTAAAATAGATATGCCTATCGATAAATCATTATTTTATCGACAAAATACATATTTCATAGATTAAATGCGTTATTTGCCTAAAAATAACATACTATTATCGCGTGGAATCCCCTTTTAACAAACTTGTTTTCACTATTTTGGTCTTAAAATCTTCACGCGCAGAAGTGTTTTGTAGCCTGTTTACCAGTAATTGTGTGGCATTCGCTCCTATAACTTTTGCATGTTGCCTTATAGTGGTGAGCCGTGGTATGGAATGTATCGAGGTGGCCTTACTTGCAAACCCCACGACCGACATGTCTTTTGGTATTTTAAGCCCATAATTTATCGCTACATTTATAGCAATAATTCCAGAGGAACTATCTGCAGCAATAACACCATCAATAGATTTATTCTTCTTTAAAAATGATTTTATTTTCTTCTGTGAATCCTCTTTTCTTTTTATTTTTAGAATAATAGCCTCATAGTTATCAGATTCCAATATAGCCTTCCTATAGCCTCTTTCTCGTAATTTACCAACACTTAGATCATCAATGTTGCTTATAAATGCAATATGTTTTCGGTTTTCAGCCATTAACTGCTTCGTGACATTATAAGTCGAATCAAAATCATCCACAATCACCTTGTCACACATCACGTCGTGCGCCACCCTATCGAACATAACGATAGGTAAACCTTGCGCCATCGTATCTTTAAAATGATTGACTTCGTTTTTAATCTGCGTTTCTTCTGCTACACATAATATAAATCCATCAACACTGCCGTTCGCTAATAACTGTAAACTTTGCTTTTCTTTTAATAACGATTCATTCGAAATGCAGGTGATGATATTATAACCCAGTAACGTGGCTTCTCTTTCTATACCAAAAAGGACTTTTGCCAAAAAGTGATTTAATATATTAGGAATAATAACCCCTATAGTTTTTGTTTTATTCTGCTTTAAACTAAGCGCGACCTTATTGGGCTTGTAGTTGTACAACTTAGCCAGCTCTTTAACGCGTTTAACAGTTTCCTTGCCAATTTCTTCGCTGTTATTCAAAGCCTTAGACACGGTAGAAATCGAGACATTTAATTCTTTAGCTAGCTGTTTTAATGTAACCATATAATTGGACTCCTTAGTTGGATGATGCAATTTACAAAAATAGACGCAGTATCAAATCAATGCTAAAATAAGTTATGAGTAATTTCGGTTTTATCTCAATTTTAAAAAGATGTAATTTCTATAATTATTATAAGAACTGTAAACAATGCAATGGCGACTTAGCCAAAATTATAATCACACATGCCAGAACCCAAAAGACTAACGCTACTAAATTAAAATGTATATGTAGTTTAGTCATATGGTTAACACGTCACCCTGAATTCACTTCAGGGTCTCACATTATTATGTTGATTTACAACATTATGAGATTCTGAAACAAGTTCAGATTGACGTACATTATAATTTTATGACCCCTTTACGGATAATCATAAATTAAATATTAAAAAAACTCGTATTAAGACAAATTTATTTTGGATAGAGACAAAAAAGCCAATGATTGATTATTATTTTTAAAAAGTAAGTCATATTGGCTTATATAATTCTTAAAATAACATTATTATGAGCAGTCCATTATCAGATAAGACAAGAGGCAATTGGAATATTGCCAAAGGAAAACTAAAGCAAAAATGGGGAGACCTCACAGATGACGATCTCGATTACCAAGAAGGGAAAGAAGATGAAATGTTGGGCAGAATCCAAAAAAAAACAGGGGAGTCCAAACAGCGCATAAACGAGTTTCTTGAAAATCTTAAGTATGATTAGTTCATTAACAACCTTCTGCTAAAAAAATCCCGAGCCCTACGGGATTTTTTCATTCATACAAGTGCCATAAATTTTAAATAAGATATGCCTTAAAACAAAAAAGCATCCCAATCTTCTTATTCAGAAAAAAGGAAAGCTTTCCATTGGTTTAACTACTTAAACCTTTAGCAAACACTGGGTGTTTACTAACAACACAACGTCATGATTATTGCCAAAAAAAGTCCTAATTTCTCAGAGCTCTTTAGCAATACTTGCGGTCTGGACGGGACTGTAACCTTGCTCTATCAGCCCAACCATAGCAGTACAACTGCCAAATATCTTCATTAATGTTGACGATTTGTGACCTATTTACAATATTCAATAGTTCATTTTGATTTCGTCTGCCGCAAAAATAGTAATTTGAATCAATTAAATATATTTTATATGAATAAAAATTAAATAATTATAACTCAATTAATCAGTTGGTCATAATCAAGCTAACTTTATAAATCAAGAAGCTGATGATGCTTTAGAAGAAGTAATTAACTTTTAAAATTCGACCGCATCCATAACGACATCAAATCGATTTTTAACTAGGAAGCCGAAAAAGGGAAATCAAAATGGAGTGATTACAGTTGTCTATAAGGGATGGAATATTGTCTATAAAGGATTAAACTCAACTTGATATATGTATAATCTTAAATTTATCTCAATTGTAAATTAATTCATACTAAGTTTGTTGCCAGACATACCACACCTATGGACCATTCTGAAATCACCTATATTCTATCTGCCAATAAGGCAGCCATGGATCTCTATAAGGAATCCAAGGAAACACTTATAAAATCGGCCAGTTATGATTTTATGGTGTTTAAGTGTTCTGATTGGGATGACATTTTGGAAGACATGCAAGAATGGGAAGATTATATGACTATAGATGAATCTACATATCATACGCTATATAGTAACCTGTGCATTAAGTTTAGAGCGCTTATAAAATTCTTCTAAGGATAGCTTGTGAATAACGTAATTTTTATTCGATAGGCACTTATTTAAAAACATGCCAGTGCATCAATTTTGATAATACTTTTTTTTATTAAAATGGTAAAAATAATTCATCAAAGATTTGGCAGTAAAATACCATGTTGCCGAATCTTTGGTTTTTTAACGCTACATACCAAATAGCAAAAACCATGACTCAATTTACAACATCTAGTGGCAATTTGAAAATTTTACGTTAGTCAGAATTGAAAAAAATTGCAACGCACAAATAAAAATACAGTCTTTTATCAAAACACATTGAAAATATTCTAATTATGAAGAAAGTACTCTTGTTATTGTGTTTGACAATTTTATTTACTAATTGTCAAAATAAGGAAAGAAAAGAACAAAAAATTAATTACGTTTCCGATAGCATTTGGACTTATTCAGACAGGAAAGTGTATTCTATGAGAAATATAGACTCAACAGATTGGGATATGGAAATGCTTTTAGCGGATATTGAGTCTGTTAAACAAAATAAATGGCCAACAAAACCTGCCCTATCAAATTTTCCATCAGCTGTGGCTAAATATGGCACAAAAGTAGGCGCTACTGGAGTGGGAACTTTTCTTGGAGGGCTTGAGTTAGAAATGGAAGGAAAGTTATTGAAAGGTGTTATCGTTGGTTATCAAAGAGATAAATACAGAGAAGTTATTGACCAAAATGATTTGTATGGGATTAAATTCAATCTATTGTGGGTAACCGTAGACCTAAACTATGAAAACGGAAGTAATAGCGTAGTATCGAGAAATTATCCTCATTATCTATCAACAGGAAAACAAAAAACCAATCAAGGTAATATTGATTGGGTTCAAATGACTTTAGCAGACGGAAGTAACTTTGCAATAATCAATCAACGCTACTTTGATTTAGAGTTTGGAAAAACTATAATAATTATGCCATTAAAAGATGGTTCATTGAGGTTTTATCAAACTAATGAATCTATTGGTTCATTGGGAAAATATAACGAACAAATTTTTTCTAAAAAGGCAAAACAATATTATGATAAACTAAAATCAAATAAAGATTTAATTCTATTACTCAAAAACAACAACATTGTTGAACAGGAAATAAACTGAAAATAACTATAGCTAAGCCGTGCATAAGCCATTGCTTGGTCAACGCTTATCTGGAAAATCCTATGGGATTTCCCAGCGGAGTTTTGTACCTTTAATGGTTAGTGCCGAGACACGCCACTAATCATAAACACGTTGGCATTCATTTACAAAACAAATAATATGAAAAAAGAGATTTTGATATTTACAACAAGTTTTATGATCTTAACCCTAATGGGATGTTCAAGTAAAATAATCCACTTAGCAAATGATAATTTAGATGTTAGAAATAGGGACATTATATCAATTAATAGTACCACCAACACTTTGGTATTGAATAGCAAAATAGGAGATGGAATTGCAATAATCAAAGGCTTGGAATTCGATGATGGGATTATTGAATTAGAGTTAAAAGGAGAGAATAATCCAGGAAAAAGTTTTGTGGGTATTGCATTTAATATTCAAAATGACACTACATACGAAGCGATTTACTTCAGACCATTTAATTTTAAATCTGATGAAAAAATAAGAAGAGAACATTCTGTTCAGTATATCTATCATCCTAAATATAGTTGGCGATTTTTGAGAACCAACTTTGAAGGGCAATTCGAGGCTGAATACCCACGCCAACCATCACCTGAATATTGGTTTGGAATACAGGTTAAAATTGATGATAAAAAAGTTTACGTTTATGATAAAAAAACAAACACGGAATTATTATCAATAAAGCGATTAACACATCAAGTATCTAATAGAATAGGACTCTGGACAGGTTATAACTCGAAAGGTGAGTTTAGAAATTTAAAAATAAGGAAATAGAAAACGAAATGTCAACAACGTATCCTATTAATTCATTGCTACGGATTTTCCTTCGGAAAATCCTCTCATTTTTGCTATCTTCGTTTCTCAGCGGAAAGAATCCTGCGGATTTTTCCGTAACGAAATCATAGCCCAAACGTTGTGTGATTTAAGAACAACCTAATGGAAAATTTTGATGTAAAAAATAATGTCAATCCCTTTTTAGTTAAGGGAGCATTAATTGTAATTGAAAATGAAATCTGTAAAATAGTAGATATGGATTCAGAGAGTATTTTCGCATTGGATAAAAATGGTGAAAATAAAACTATATCAAATAAAGAATGGGAACCAATTGAATTAAATGAAAGTTGGTTGAAAAAGTTTGGTTTTGAAAAAGGTTCAAAAATAAAAAACACTTCAACTAACGTAGATTGGGTAATAAAAACTACAGGAAATATATATTATATTACTATTCACAACGACAATGCTTATGGAGACAATCCTGTAATCGGACTTAAATACGTTCACGACCTACAGGAATGGTTTTTTAGATTAACAAAGGAGAACTTAAATTACATTGAAATTTAAAAATGGCCTTTTTTGGCTTTCTTAAAAAAAAGAAAATGCCGATTAACTTTTCAGAAGAAAACATTTCGGAATTGACTCTGAAATCGGATTTACTTGGACAAACTCTAATTGACAATGGACTTGGATTTTATGTCGACCATTTGTCTCAAATCCGACTTTCGGCTGACAAAAAAAATGAATCGGAATTTAGGAAATTGGTAATTAGTCGAGAATTATTCGGAGGAGCTGGAGCACTTTGGGAAATCTATATTGAGAATCTGGCTGAATATCAAAAATATAATAAACAATTTTCGGAATATGTTGACTTACTTACTCAAATGGGAATTAAAAACGGACGAGTTAAACAGATTCAGAAAACAATGCGAAAACTGAATTAAAAAATAAAAAACCACACCGTATCCTATGAAAAATTGCTGGTGTTGTGCTAAAACAAACGTGCAACTTTCCATATAAACACGTTGTAACACATTCTGAGAGTCCTTGTGCGTTTAGAGTTTATATTAATAAAACTATATGA encodes the following:
- a CDS encoding response regulator → MTEMIKILMIDDHPMIIEGYQNTLLFTKRDNQELDIDIANNCDEAVLLMNKSLESNTLYDVLFVDISLPPSTDGVMTSGEDLAVYARSILPNAKIIILTMFNESFRIHNIIKTIDPEGFLIKSDLTSSELASAFQAVLNNPPFYSGTVNSHIRKAITTDIVIDEKNRKILHLLSQGVKTKNLSSHLDISLSAIEKRKKQLRDIFDVQDGQDETLIGEARKKGFV
- a CDS encoding LacI family DNA-binding transcriptional regulator, with the translated sequence MVTLKQLAKELNVSISTVSKALNNSEEIGKETVKRVKELAKLYNYKPNKVALSLKQNKTKTIGVIIPNILNHFLAKVLFGIEREATLLGYNIITCISNESLLKEKQSLQLLANGSVDGFILCVAEETQIKNEVNHFKDTMAQGLPIVMFDRVAHDVMCDKVIVDDFDSTYNVTKQLMAENRKHIAFISNIDDLSVGKLRERGYRKAILESDNYEAIILKIKRKEDSQKKIKSFLKKNKSIDGVIAADSSSGIIAINVAINYGLKIPKDMSVVGFASKATSIHSIPRLTTIRQHAKVIGANATQLLVNRLQNTSAREDFKTKIVKTSLLKGDSTR
- a CDS encoding CsbD family protein, giving the protein MSSPLSDKTRGNWNIAKGKLKQKWGDLTDDDLDYQEGKEDEMLGRIQKKTGESKQRINEFLENLKYD
- a CDS encoding patatin-like phospholipase family protein; protein product: MLVTYLKDFLKNHIANNKFEELKLPLHICVSNINSGKFEITSQGELFEVLAASCALPLLFKAVIINGNTYVDGGLLNNLPVEPLLKHCEKVIGISVCPHETRDEIRGFRNIAERCLQLAIWGTMQHRLHQCNIAIEIKKSFKYGMFDVKRSNELFDIGYEATMESIDEIKQKLYIK
- a CDS encoding APC family permease, with product MQKKLNQIEATAICGNDISSSCLYVSALAIVYAGQYAWISLLIVATVLFFFRKIYGEVVGALPLNGGAYNALLNTTKKSTASLAASLTVLSYMATAVISASEAVKYMHSIWSVVPIIPSTIVLMLLFMGLVIIGIGESSKVAIAIFLFHLLSLTLLCGFCLYFFWQNGTSTLFANFNTPVKGGIVSALFLGFSAAMLGISGFESSANYVEEQEKGVFPKTLRNMWIVVTIFNPLIAFLALAILPMDNVIANQDALLSVLGNTASGNWLSLLIGIDAALVLSGAVLTSFVGVGGLMQRMTLDRILPKVLLKKNNRGSFYLIFILFFILCASILLVTKGDLAKLAGVYTIAFLSVMVLFGIGNLLLKVNRSRLPRPERSSWLGLFIAIAAVIAAIIGNIVLNPQYLAIFIEYLLPTLAVVYFMLYRTHIYKLFLKIIAYLFPDKGTLFQMLNKKTKQLLAEINNQQFVYFTNHDDIATLNKVMLYIKNNEPTRKIKIVAVLDKNKSIAKNLINDVKVLDRAYPEINIEFIEEPGTFGPEKINELSERWHIPSNFMFIGSPGYKFPYKIQELGEVRLII
- a CDS encoding tetratricopeptide repeat-containing sensor histidine kinase translates to MKLRLLQIVFIVISKVTFSQSGEKSIVDSIIIYNQSLRDRSELSMEDRLKNANRSKHLSFKLGIDSLILKSNKNLSALFWDTNQFGLYKQVNFENSLLSQKLNDSLSLAETYANLGRYYRVEAKSDSAYHYYFKAEKLYKGLDERFHAAFVLLRIALIQKDEKDFGGSEVTSINALSLLESLDENDDVIKLKSFIFNSLGMVFNQLEQFDESISYHQKALELKNKLDGNNMATIDNSKNNLANTYKNAHKFDLALMYYNQILDNKNLINERPDFYALVLDNYAHTLYLSNNRERLPKLYLKALKIADSIEDRSYNSIIINQHLAEFYNNIENQDSAKYYAYRAKDISKEYHNDDLLKSLLLLSKIEEDSLAVKHFNEYITLNDSLQKNERKLRNKYARIRFETQQIEAKNVKITKQRMWLTVISIILVIASLMVYIIITQRNKNKELKFIQKQQETNEEIYNLMLSQNESIEEARALEKKRISQELHDGVLGRLFGTRLNLDSLNMGSTKEAIQTREQYIAELKTIEEDIRKVSHELNTDFVSGSGFIDIIKTLVETQTNVYKLSYNLEHDETINWDQVSNKNKIHIYRIVQESLHNIYKHADAKHVNISFKLKNDVICFTITDDGSGFDVNKAKSGIGLKNMNSRINEINGKIHITSEKNEGTTVTIEIPLT
- a CDS encoding IS4 family transposase gives rise to the protein MIRQLLDLVPPWLIKSCTNTYKTDKGVHKYRTYDQFVALTFGQLNKCQSLNDISAGIGVSEIFINDLGLRQSPARSTMSDGNKIRDWRVFESLYYRLLSHYKSVLKEHHNTHIIKEIKGKVVKLIDSSTISLCLAMFDWAEFRTAKGGIKLHTSWDYNLMIPDVVNITEAKVHDRYGLKQLIYPKDTIIVEDRAYFDFELMLNRIKAENVFVTRIKSNTLYQTIEELELPDNVDQNILKDEIIQLTSNKAMETGISGQKLRLAHVCKEDENKVIAIVTNQLDREYNTIAELYKKRWDIELFFKALKQNLQVKTFWGTSENAVKSQIYVALINYLLLELIKRTISKKAVAFSNLSEKIRFCLYHYLSLDYVCNHVREGVRKVTFTTQKEWVFDADLFSG